tgctctttttattgtttaattcTCTGATGACCTTAATTTAAGGAATGCATCAATTCAACCAGATAACATAAATCAAATCACTAGACATGATTTACAGCAACCAGCATTGCAGGAAGAGAAATAACATCGAATGCAATGATATGATAAGACAAAACGGAGTGATGAAGTGTTTTGATTTGTGCAGGCAGTGTATTGAGTGGTGGTGGCAGTGCACCCCTTCCAGAAGCTAGCGCTGAGGACTGGGTTAACATGATTAATGAATTTCAGAAGGGAGCTCTAGTTAGTCGTTTGGGCATTCCAATGATCTATGGCATCGATGCTGTGCATGGACACAACAATGTCTATAATGCTACAATATTTCCGCATAATGTTGGGCTTGGAGCTACCAGGCAAGTaaaaatttcagattctaTTGCATCATATTTAAAACATGATAGTGCATTGTACAATTATTACACAAAGGATGAGATCTACTGCTTCACTGTCTTTTCAATGCAAAACTACTTAACTGTCTAACTTCAACAAGGGCCATTAGGGTCATACTCCAGCAAGCATTAAAATAACATACCACGCATGTCAAAATCCTTTGAGATGATGGGcgttttatgttttattaaaTGTGTCTGCTTTCTATTTAATAATTCCAGTATACAGGGATCCTGAATTGGTACGAAGAATTGGTTCTGCAACTGCTCTTGAAGCCCGAGCTACGGGGATTCCTTATGTATTTGCTCCATGCATTGCGGTAAACAATACATTGCAAAAGAAATTATAAGTTTtcaacattttcttcttttatatgGATGATGAGGTCATATGAGTGCTTTACTATTTTCTCGATTGGGTGACTTCTCTGCTTAACCTGGAACTTCCTATATAGGTCTGTAGAGATCCAAGATGGGGTCGGTGTTATGAAAGCTACAGTGAGGATCACAAAATTGTGCAAGAAATGACGGAGATTATTCCAGGTTTACAGGGAGATATTCCTGCAAACTCTCGGAAAGGAGTTCCATATGTTGGTGGAAAGTATGAATTTTATGTAAAATAAAGTactttaaatctttttttttttttttttgggtcttttcattctctctttcattttccttcatttGATTTTAGAAGACATACAGTCATTATTAGCTAGTAGCTAGTATCGTCCCTGATGCTAATTTGCTTGATTTTGTGACTTTAAGAAAGATAATCTGGTAAACGTAATATATGTCGTGTATTCGTAGTTATAGATTCAATTTATCAAATGAATTCAGtgattcctttttctttcaaaatttttggctGGTAGTGAGTCCTGATAAATAAGCtatatatgtaattttttattgtttaaaacTATATGATAAGCTTAAACCGACATAATGATAAAGCTACCTTCCCTGATCTCATGGTTTGCCTTGCACAATATATCAGTAGTGTATCAAGGCATTGTTACTAAAACATTTCtccttatttttcttggactATTGTTAATTGGTGAAACTGTGTTTCAACTGCTGAAATTCTATGTTCTGTACTCACCTGTATTCAGCCCAATAGGAGGGaagaggaaacaaaaaaagtttgtCCTGGTTTTCTGAATGAATGTATCCATGTGCACTTATCTAAATGTTTTTTAATACTAATATTTCAACGTTTCAGTCATTCCTGATgtatttattgttttattatattttagtaAAAAGGTTGCAGCTTGTGCGAAGCACTTTGTGGGTGATGGAGGGACAACCAGGGGCATTAATGAGAACAACACTGTGGTTGACCGTCACGAGTTGCTTAGCATCCACATGCCTGCCTATTCTGATTCAATCATCAAGGGTGTCGCAACAGTGATGATTTCCTACTCCAGTTGGAATGGGGAAAAGATGCATGCAAACCGCGACCTAGTTACTGGCTTCCTCAAGGGCACCCTTAAGTTTAAGGTTacaatttccttttctttttcctttatttttatttttatgtagtATCCAAGGTTATTACAGTTTTTCTGGTAACTATCTACGATGCAAATAAGATGACATGCGCAGAAagatttcaatttgaattgtGTTATTATGTATGTACTGATATTTGATGTTAGCACATAACTAACTTGCTCAATGTTAACATTCTACCATGAGTTATGTGAAAGGTTTCTCTCAACATTATGTATTTACCACATGTTGAGTTTTTAAGCCTTCAGTCTTATCCGGCAGAAAAGTGTCCTTGCATATTGCAAAATTATCGGTAATTTAAATTGTGGGGTATTCCCTTCTGTGACATCTCAAACTCTTATTCGTGACTAGTTGACTGTTTCATAACTGTTTTTCCCTCAATGTATCTGCATTTGggtgttttcctttttcaaatgCTTGTCGGTCTGATCTGTTTTTGTCACTTTTCTCAACTTGCATATTTTCCACATGTTGCGTCTTAATGCCTTCAGCATGTccaattaaattcaaattactTGCACATTAATGTGGTCAGGTGTTCTTGCATATTGCAAAGTAGTCTGCATGATTCTTTACGTGCTTTCCGATGTTGCTACTTAGCGTCTGTTGATGGATTCATTGCATTTACATATTTTCTCATCTTAattttattgtgttttttgAACTTGTTTGTTGACTGCTGAACAATTTTACCATTACAAACTGTTGTCTTTGGAGACTGTATTGTACCTTTCCCTGTGTTCTGCAGTATTAACTATTTTATGCTAACAGCACATGGTGTTTTGGTTGAACATTCAGGGTTTTGTTATATCAGACTGGGAGGGTGTTGACAGGATTACCTCCCCACCACATGCAAACTACTCATACTCCGTCCAAGCTTCAATTCTAGCTGGACTTGATATGGTTAGTGGCttattttataaacaaacatCTCAtagaaatgaaagaagataAGTCTTTCCTACACTGTAATCAGTGCAGCAATGAGAAACTGAAGTATATGATTATAAAACTCTGAACATGGTTGTCTGTGATTTGAAGATCATGATCCCTTTCAAGTATATAGAGTTCATTGATGATCTCATCTCCCTGGTCAAAAACAACGTTGTCCCAATGGATCGAATTGATGATGCTGTGGGAAGGATTCTGCTTGTCAAGTTCACCATGGGTCTTTTTGAGAACCCTTTGGCTGATCTCAGCCTAGTCAATGAGCTTGGAAGCCAGGTCAGTTTATCAGAGATTATCAAATATCAGGATTTGTGACTTTcatattgtgtttttttttatttttaaatttacatATATTGGCTTGCTCTCTAGCTGGATAAAAATGGAGTGGagattattataaaataaaaaatgatagAGTGGTTCCTATTACAATTGTTTGTACTTTCAGTGGCCAGAAATTGCCTTCCAAGTTCCATGGTCTTTCCTTGTCAATTGTCAATGTTAATAAAGAGCTTAGTAAGTTTCATACTTTGTAATAACTACCCTGAATCAATGGGCtgcttatttatttcttattttaactTTCCTAGGCTCATAGAGACTTGGCAAGGGAAGCAGTCAGAAAATCACTTGTGCTTCTGAAGAACGGAAAAAACGGAACAAATCCAAATCCGGTCATACCTCTTCCCAAGAAGGTGTCCAAAATCCTAGTTGCTGGCAGTCATGCTGATAATCTAGGTTACCAATGTGGTGGATGGACAATGGAATGGCAAGGATTCAGTGGCAACAACTATACAAGAGGTAGGGTCTTCTTTCATGGTTatatttgttaatatttaACTTTCTGTCTATATGCAGTACTTTTGTGTTCCACAATGAATGACAGAAATTGCTGTCTGTAAAAACAGAGCATTGAGTACTTACTGAGAAGATTATGAAATTGCTTGTTAGGTGTAAAATGTAGAAACATTGTCTCCATAATTATGAGAATGAACAGGAAATATGTAGCCATGTGTACGTGCATGCATATGATTTTCTGATTGTTACTTTGAATGTACCAAATCTTTGTTGCATACTTTTAATGAAAAAACATTACAGTTGGGGTGATTTAGCTAGTCCAGTCCTTGATGATTCCTAATGACAAGCATGAGCATGATATGGATGCAGATTAAAAGCTactaaagtaaaaaaaatatttcaatttcctGAACTTCTCTTCGAATATTATCTTGTGCAATGAGATTTAGTCTAAATTTCTTTAGATTATGTGCAAATATCCTTCAAGcacatttttctttaagaATTTTGAATTCCAGGAAACTACTTTAGCAATAATAGTGACGAAAGTATTTTTCATGAGTAGGAACCACAATCCTCAGTGCCATAAAATCAACAGTTGATTCGAGCACAGAAATTATCTACCGTGAGAATCCTGATGGAAATTTTGTAAAGTCCAACAACTTTGCATATgccattgttgttgttggcgAGCACCCTTATGCTGAGACTTCAGGAGACAGCATGAACCTAACGATGGCAGAGCCTGGCCCAAGTGTCATCAGCAATGTGTGTGAAAGTGTCAAGTGCATTGTTATCATAATTTCTGGCAGACCTATTGTAATTGAACCATATATTTCCTCAATTGATGCCCTGGTGGCAGCATGGTTGCCAGGCACTGAAGGCCAAGGTATTACCGATGTCCTTTTTGGGGATCATGGGTTCAGTGGAAAACTTCCAAGAACATGGTTCAGAACTGTAGATCAACTCCCAATGAATTTTGGGGATACACACTATGATCCACTTTTCCCTTTAGGTTTTGGAATCGAAACTGAGTCAATCAAGGAGCTTGTAACAAggtaatttttcatttatatcatGACCTTATCTATATAATCTTGTTaccctcttttttcttttcactacTGTTTGATGCATTTCTTCCATCATGGTGTTTGCTTTCAGtccatctttctctttcttgcaTTTGAACGAAACCTGGACCATGGGAAACTTTAATGACAAATTTAGGCCATTAACTTTCAATTATATTTCTGATTAACTTTATCTTTTGCAATTTTCACGTTGGTTTGTAATCAGTCTCTAATGAGCTCGTACGTTAAAACTTCACTgataaagaaaaggaaatgaaatttttatgaGGCACTTGTGGTGGCTTTAGGTTCATTCTTCATTACTACCTATGTTTTATAGCATTTGTGCACGCCAGTttagaagaaatgaaaaaactttGGTTGGCTGTAATGATACTCATTACAGTTTGTTAATGTCTGTAGGTCGACGTCAGATGGTGTCGTTGGAAGGCCATGCATACTTGTCCTTGTGCTTGCTCTAATTCTCAGCTTATAGTTTAAAGGTATAGTTTTACCTGAACAATAATTGGGTTCTCTTTTTTCACGACTGCATAATTCTCTGCTGCACCTTAGCATTTGTGtatacattttcttttgctcaTAAGCTGTTTGTTGGCTCTTAAATTTCAGGAAGGTTTTTAGTATATTTCCACAGCATTGGATTTGGTAGAATGAGCACAGCCAAAGTACTAGATATTATTAACCTCTGGTGCATTGACAGCAGCAATTGCCTCATGTTCATGTTCTTGTCAGTACTCTCAGTTGCTTATATTATGCCCCCCAAATCCTTCAATGTCGAGCCATAGCCGTCGGATTCACAATCTGCCTTTCCAAAGATTTATTTTGATTGTAATGACCTGCAAAGTATTTTATCTTTGCTCGCATAATTTCATGGAGAATAAATCACATACTACTTTGGAATGGGGCTTCTGATCAGCAAATACATTGTTATTGACTCAACTCAAAACTCCATGACTAAAGTATTAATTTGAGAATGTTAAGGTTATGGACATTGCTGATCATATATGCTAAATATGAAGAATCAGGTTCAGTCCTCATACTTTATATTGAGCCTTTATGCTCAAGTCCTCTGAGAGGAACAGATTTCTCATTTGAATAGGGGCTGCCGCTAGCATTACACATAAGGAATCGCTAGCCTGGCCCATTGGCACAgtgtgccaattggttttctgtttttcatttttgtttttttttatattttagaattaagaaagataaaatgggtagttgtgtttaaaaaaaaaaaaaaaaaattagattcAGATTCTCTGTTTTGATTTTTCCTACCATGATCTGCTTGACTTCTCAACCGcatattgaaagaaaaaaaaggcttaAATTAGGAAATAATCATTCTATACTTAATTGGTGATTGCTTCACCAACTCAACTTCTTCGTTGTCAGGTGGGCCTTTTCTataaattcttcttttttctttttcttaattggTGTCAAATGGGACGAGCCGGCCCAACATGGCACCAGCCCAATCCGTTTAAATGAGGTACAGCACGACACGAGCATGAATATTAATGGGTCATGCTCGGCACGGCACAAAAACTTGGGCCGAGCCGggataaaaaaaatgaggtcCAATGGATCAGGCCGGCCCATGGCCCCTCACGCCTAGCCCGCTTCAACAAGCCCAAGCCTGCTTCAAGCCCGGCCCAAGCCCAGCCCActtaacatttttttctttctcaaaaatcaaaatacaataatttgacatctaatgtcattgtttatatatatatatatatatatatatatatatatttttttttttataatcataaacatatatttgatGTCTTTCATTTTAGGGAAATTACTTAggtccttaattaattaaatatatcaactaaaaattaattaaacaacacTGGACTTAATATCTAATCAGTACATATGACATATACGCTTCTCTTATAATCAAAGCAAGACATTTCttcacatataaaataataagttgtttaaaaatgaaaagttgaagTGGACTTTGTGGAGTTTGACATTTTTTGCCCTCTGCCCTTTCATATTGATGGATGTTTGATTGAAtaatgttttcaaatagttcatcatttcttgcctctaattatatttttaatgtttataatttgaattatctagtggaaaaaaaaaaaacaagtgaaaaaaaaattcaaattaaatgggTTGGTTCTTGGGCCCAAGTATGGCACGAGCACGAACACGGGCACAGCATGAGCCCGGCCCGGCCCGTTTCAATGTGGACATGGGCTTCAGGCCGGGCAGAGATCAATAATTTTACTAAATGGGCCGGCCTGACACGGCACGAAAACGTTAAAAGCACGAGTTTAAATGACACGGGCCGGCCCGGCACGGcccgtttgacacctctaaTTCCATATCCCAATCCAGAAAAAGtagaactaaaaaaaaaaaaaaaaaagagattgaGCCAATAAATCATTTGTCAAATATGTTTCTGAAATTGATCAATAAAACTACAACcaagaatttaaaaattcaaagatgTACAACTTCTACACAAGAGCCGTGCATCATCCAATTCTGATATGGAGAGTCCTAATGTTACCACTTAGTTTATCTATTGTATTCCTCACGTGTACTTATCCTAGAATTACAGTTATCATGTAAAGTGTAGTTATCTTCTACTGGTGTAGGACTCttgtatttattatttacttgccaaTTCAGGCCCATTCatgtttcgttgtattataaatatgacctcctacaaggagaagaatacacagaaaat
The Prunus dulcis chromosome 2, ALMONDv2, whole genome shotgun sequence DNA segment above includes these coding regions:
- the LOC117618674 gene encoding beta-glucosidase BoGH3B-like isoform X2, whose amino-acid sequence is MVWVSLPVVGMLLVWWWVGFSAVNADYIKYKDANQPVASRVGDLLSRMTLEEKIGQMVQIDRSVANVDTMRTHSIGSVLSGGGSAPLPEASAEDWVNMINEFQKGALVSRLGIPMIYGIDAVHGHNNVYNATIFPHNVGLGATRDPELVRRIGSATALEARATGIPYVFAPCIAVCRDPRWGRCYESYSEDHKIVQEMTEIIPGLQGDIPANSRKGVPYVGGNKKVAACAKHFVGDGGTTRGINENNTVVDRHELLSIHMPAYSDSIIKGVATVMISYSSWNGEKMHANRDLVTGFLKGTLKFKGFVISDWEGVDRITSPPHANYSYSVQASILAGLDMIMIPFKYIEFIDDLISLVKNNVVPMDRIDDAVGRILLVKFTMGLFENPLADLSLVNELGSQAHRDLAREAVRKSLVLLKNGKNGTNPNPVIPLPKKVSKILVAGSHADNLGYQCGGWTMEWQGFSGNNYTRGTTILSAIKSTVDSSTEIIYRENPDGNFVKSNNFAYAIVVVGEHPYAETSGDSMNLTMAEPGPSVISNVCESVKCIVIIISGRPIVIEPYISSIDALVAAWLPGTEGQGITDVLFGDHGFSGKLPRTWFRTVDQLPMNFGDTHYDPLFPLGFGIETESIKELVTRSTSDGVVGRPCILVLVLALILSL
- the LOC117618674 gene encoding beta-glucosidase BoGH3B-like isoform X1, encoding MARTNDKHRVISLFCWFIRVKEELGSGRVRMVWVSLPVVGMLLVWWWVGFSAVNADYIKYKDANQPVASRVGDLLSRMTLEEKIGQMVQIDRSVANVDTMRTHSIGSVLSGGGSAPLPEASAEDWVNMINEFQKGALVSRLGIPMIYGIDAVHGHNNVYNATIFPHNVGLGATRDPELVRRIGSATALEARATGIPYVFAPCIAVCRDPRWGRCYESYSEDHKIVQEMTEIIPGLQGDIPANSRKGVPYVGGNKKVAACAKHFVGDGGTTRGINENNTVVDRHELLSIHMPAYSDSIIKGVATVMISYSSWNGEKMHANRDLVTGFLKGTLKFKGFVISDWEGVDRITSPPHANYSYSVQASILAGLDMIMIPFKYIEFIDDLISLVKNNVVPMDRIDDAVGRILLVKFTMGLFENPLADLSLVNELGSQAHRDLAREAVRKSLVLLKNGKNGTNPNPVIPLPKKVSKILVAGSHADNLGYQCGGWTMEWQGFSGNNYTRGTTILSAIKSTVDSSTEIIYRENPDGNFVKSNNFAYAIVVVGEHPYAETSGDSMNLTMAEPGPSVISNVCESVKCIVIIISGRPIVIEPYISSIDALVAAWLPGTEGQGITDVLFGDHGFSGKLPRTWFRTVDQLPMNFGDTHYDPLFPLGFGIETESIKELVTRSTSDGVVGRPCILVLVLALILSL
- the LOC117618674 gene encoding beta-glucosidase BoGH3B-like isoform X3 encodes the protein MASMLCMDTTMSIMLQYFRIMLGLELPVYRDPELVRRIGSATALEARATGIPYVFAPCIAVCRDPRWGRCYESYSEDHKIVQEMTEIIPGLQGDIPANSRKGVPYVGGNKKVAACAKHFVGDGGTTRGINENNTVVDRHELLSIHMPAYSDSIIKGVATVMISYSSWNGEKMHANRDLVTGFLKGTLKFKGFVISDWEGVDRITSPPHANYSYSVQASILAGLDMIMIPFKYIEFIDDLISLVKNNVVPMDRIDDAVGRILLVKFTMGLFENPLADLSLVNELGSQAHRDLAREAVRKSLVLLKNGKNGTNPNPVIPLPKKVSKILVAGSHADNLGYQCGGWTMEWQGFSGNNYTRGTTILSAIKSTVDSSTEIIYRENPDGNFVKSNNFAYAIVVVGEHPYAETSGDSMNLTMAEPGPSVISNVCESVKCIVIIISGRPIVIEPYISSIDALVAAWLPGTEGQGITDVLFGDHGFSGKLPRTWFRTVDQLPMNFGDTHYDPLFPLGFGIETESIKELVTRSTSDGVVGRPCILVLVLALILSL